In one window of Episyrphus balteatus chromosome 3, idEpiBalt1.1, whole genome shotgun sequence DNA:
- the LOC129915529 gene encoding autophagy-related protein 13 homolog gives MSATRLNAAEKDLEKFIKFLAIKSVQVVVQSRLGTKIQTQCNPLATGNDWFNIVIEDYPDVYAETKQALNLSPGETILNRLPVCVEISLRTVDGDQMVLEVWSLDLQSPTENKSEQVLKVAHQIYNRMSILLKSLISLTRATPAYKLSRRQSSDSYRIFYKVYAEEKPQVHALGEGFKQVRVGHLNTIVGNLTMSVAYRTKMTFSPTTQHCDSAIMLKSDHFLKDQSPKHIRYHHVKKAGGEKKFIDIDKPLRPGAFVDVSKIKQYTEDDFILPATPPFDWLIKKNRTDSTGSSIHEDRTQSPLGGGNNNNNVDFKNYEQQPQSPIKSLLVPVPLDDSKSKKPSRTAIPPDDDNLLKELNFPFASPTSHVNDLARFYRDCYHAPPLHSCELNSATAENNEGGVALDPVEDLSKQLELFETSLENYEILVSQLGCSTTSSKSSSTKST, from the coding sequence atgtCAGCTACGCGCCTCAACGCTGCTGAAAAAGACCTcgaaaaatttatcaaatttttagCCATCAAATCCGTTCAAGTTGTCGTTCAATCACGATTGGGTACAAAAATCCAAACCCAATGCAATCCATTAGCCACTGGCAATGATTGGTTCAATATTGTTATCGAAGATTATCCCGATGTTTATGCTGAAACAAAACAAGCCCTAAATTTATCGCCAGGTGAGACAATCCTAAATCGATTGCCAGTTTGTGTTGAAATTTCATTGCGAACTGTTGATGGTGATCAAATGGTTTTAGAAGTTTGGTCATTAGATTTACAATCACCAACAGAAAATAAATCGGAGCAAGTCTTGAAAGTTGCTCATCAAATTTACAATCGTATGAgtattttgttgaaatcattaaTATCTTTAACTCGTGCCACACCCGCATACAAACTATCACGCAGACAGTCTTCAGATTCATATCGAATCTTTTATAAAGTTTATGCTGAGGAAAAACCTCAAGTTCATGCACTAGGGGAGGGTTTTAAACAAGTTCGTGTTGGCCATTTGAATACAATTGTTGGCAATTTAACAATGTCTGTAGCATATCGgacaaaaatgactttttctcCAACAACTCAGCATTGTGACAGTGCTATAATGTTGAAGAGTGATCATTTTTTAAAGGATCAAAGTCCGAAACATATTCGTTATCATCATGTTAAAAAGGCGGGGGGTGAGAAGAAATTCATTGACATTGATAAGCCTTTGAGGCCGGGTGCTTTTGTTGATGTCTCGAAGATTAAACAATATACTGAAGATGATTTTATACTCCCAGCGACTCCACCATTTGATTGGTTGATTAAGAAGAATCGAACTGATAGTACTGGAAGTTCGATTCATGAAGATCGAACACAGTCTCCTTTGGGCGGTgggaataacaataataatgtggattttaaaaactatgaacaacAACCACAATCGCCAATTAAGAGTCTATTGGTTCCTGTGCCATTGGATGACTCGAAAAGTAAGAAGCCATCGAGAACGGCAATTCCTCCGGATGATGATAATCTCTTGAAAGAGTTAAACTTTCCATTTGCCAGCCCAACATCGCATGTCAATGATTTGGCTAGATTTTATCGTGATTGTTATCATGCTCCACCATTACACTCCTGCGAATTAAATTCAGCTACAGCTGAAAATAATGAAGGTGGTGTTGCCTTGGATCCTGTAGAGGATCTGTCGAAACAATTGGAATTATTTGAGACATCATtggaaaattatgaaatattaGTGTCACAGCTGGGCTGTTCGACGACGTCATCGAAAAGTAGCAGCACAAAGAGCACTTAA